One genomic region from Nitrospiraceae bacterium encodes:
- a CDS encoding chlorite dismutase family protein, with product MSSPEQAPRRQYVNFTFYKFDPAWRRLPEDERTRGKQEFLRAVEEYQGKVLVIAYTTVGIRGDCDLMLWRISYELELFQEMSTKILASGLGKYLLNPYSYLAITKRSIYVDNHTHENQESKRLTVVPGKAKYIFVYPFVKTREWFLLTKAARQGMMDEHIEVGHRFPSVKLNTTYSFGLDDQEWVVAFESDKPEDFLDLVMALRETEGSRYTLRDTPIFTCIRKSLKEALDTLGG from the coding sequence ATGTCCAGCCCCGAACAAGCGCCCCGCCGTCAGTATGTGAATTTCACCTTCTATAAATTTGATCCGGCCTGGCGTCGGCTTCCTGAAGATGAGCGCACGCGCGGGAAACAGGAGTTTCTCCGTGCCGTAGAGGAATACCAGGGCAAAGTGCTCGTCATTGCATACACGACCGTCGGTATTCGCGGCGACTGCGACCTGATGCTCTGGCGCATCAGCTATGAACTCGAACTGTTCCAGGAAATGAGCACCAAGATCCTGGCGTCCGGATTGGGCAAGTATCTGCTCAACCCCTATTCGTACCTCGCGATCACCAAACGCTCCATTTACGTGGACAATCACACTCACGAAAATCAGGAAAGCAAACGTTTGACGGTGGTCCCTGGTAAGGCGAAGTACATCTTCGTGTATCCGTTCGTGAAGACTCGCGAATGGTTCTTACTCACCAAGGCCGCGCGACAGGGCATGATGGACGAGCATATTGAAGTCGGCCATCGCTTCCCTTCAGTCAAACTCAATACGACCTATTCGTTTGGCCTCGACGACCAGGAATGGGTCGTGGCCTTTGAAAGCGACAAGCCGGAAGATTTCCTGGATCTCGTCATGGCGCTGCGGGAAACCGAGGGTAGCCGGTACACGTTGCGAGATACCCCGATCTTCACCTGCATCCGGAAGAGCCTGAAAGAAGCATTAGATACACTGGGCGGCTAA
- a CDS encoding competence/damage-inducible protein A → MNKSKAWTAETIAIGSELLLGGRMDTNSLFIADRLATCGVELRYKTIVGDELSDIVRVLKTAVRRARVVIITGGLGPTIDDLTREAVAEAFGHRLVRRKAALDEMTARLAQWGRTPTKAQLRQAMIPAGGEFLTNPVGTAPGFVLIWKDAFFAALPGVPREMEPMIHDGLLPRLQTWLGRHKEIPATPVIRRVLHTSGVPESIVDQKLEGLLPPGSPVQLGIYASQTEVMVSLTGPAGAEGAVALERLFDEANSRLGDMVYGQEADTMESVVGRLLTARRMTLALAESCTGGLIGHRLTQVPGSSSYVDRGIVCYSNRAKVELLGVSEDLLDRHGAVSAEVAAAMARGIRERSGVSVGLSVTGIAGPGGATAAKPVGLVYVGLDGGPDDAQTKQFRFHGGDRSVIKQRSSQAALDLLRRWLIKKGGG, encoded by the coding sequence ATGAACAAGTCGAAAGCCTGGACGGCTGAAACGATCGCCATCGGCTCCGAGCTCCTGCTCGGCGGCCGGATGGACACGAATTCCCTGTTTATCGCCGATCGCCTGGCGACATGCGGGGTGGAGCTTCGATACAAGACGATCGTCGGTGATGAGTTGTCCGATATCGTGAGGGTACTCAAGACGGCGGTCCGACGCGCCCGCGTGGTGATCATCACGGGCGGGTTGGGCCCGACGATCGATGACCTGACCCGCGAGGCGGTGGCGGAGGCCTTCGGCCACCGGTTGGTCCGGCGAAAAGCCGCGCTGGACGAGATGACGGCTCGATTGGCTCAGTGGGGCAGGACCCCGACGAAGGCGCAGTTGCGACAGGCGATGATTCCTGCAGGCGGGGAATTTCTGACCAATCCGGTCGGGACGGCGCCGGGGTTCGTCTTGATCTGGAAAGATGCGTTCTTTGCGGCCTTGCCCGGAGTGCCGCGTGAGATGGAACCGATGATCCATGATGGGCTCCTGCCGCGTCTGCAGACCTGGCTGGGCAGGCACAAGGAGATACCGGCCACGCCCGTGATTCGTCGGGTACTCCACACATCAGGCGTGCCGGAGTCGATTGTGGATCAGAAGCTTGAGGGGCTGCTGCCCCCAGGCAGTCCAGTCCAACTCGGGATCTATGCTTCTCAAACGGAAGTGATGGTCTCACTGACAGGTCCGGCAGGGGCAGAGGGTGCTGTTGCGCTTGAGCGGCTGTTTGATGAAGCCAACAGCAGGCTCGGCGACATGGTGTACGGTCAAGAAGCGGATACGATGGAATCAGTGGTTGGCCGGTTACTGACCGCCCGGCGCATGACCCTGGCCTTGGCCGAATCCTGCACCGGCGGATTGATCGGCCATCGGTTAACCCAGGTACCTGGGTCCTCATCCTACGTGGATCGGGGTATCGTCTGTTACAGCAACCGCGCGAAGGTCGAGTTGTTGGGAGTGTCTGAGGATCTCCTCGATCGGCACGGCGCGGTCAGTGCCGAAGTGGCGGCAGCCATGGCGCGGGGCATTCGTGAGCGCAGCGGTGTCTCGGTCGGATTGAGCGTGACCGGCATTGCCGGACCAGGGGGAGCCACTGCGGCGAAGCCGGTGGGATTGGTTTATGTGGGGCTCGACGGCGGACCGGACGATGCCCAGACGAAACAATTCCGCTTTCATGGCGGCGACCGGAGCGTCATCAAGCAGCGCTCCTCGCAGGCCGCGTTGGATCTGTTGCGCCGTTGGTTGATCAAGAAAGGTGGCGGATGA
- the thpR gene encoding RNA 2',3'-cyclic phosphodiesterase, which yields MIRAFLAVELPPDLRAALSAVQQDLKRRLERTVDRQARISWVQPASMHLTVKFLGDTPEDLLESLHATLAQVVANHRMLQVPFSRLGTFPRPLQPRILWAGPLESWEQGSESDRLQALYQGVEDVCRTAGLAAEVRPFSPHLTLARIKEGERQVGQGLAQSGLLDQPVAFGVLPIKTLVMMRSELRPAGSIYTKLWECPLSSRS from the coding sequence ATGATCAGGGCGTTTCTGGCCGTCGAATTGCCGCCCGATCTTCGCGCGGCCTTGTCGGCGGTTCAGCAGGATCTCAAACGACGGCTGGAACGGACGGTCGACCGGCAGGCGCGCATCAGCTGGGTGCAACCGGCCTCCATGCATCTGACCGTGAAGTTTCTCGGTGACACGCCGGAGGATTTGCTCGAGTCGCTCCATGCGACGCTTGCGCAGGTGGTCGCCAATCATCGAATGCTCCAGGTTCCCTTTTCGCGACTGGGGACGTTTCCTCGACCGCTGCAGCCGAGGATTCTCTGGGCTGGGCCGCTGGAAAGTTGGGAACAGGGAAGCGAGAGCGACCGGCTGCAGGCCTTGTATCAGGGGGTGGAGGACGTGTGCCGGACGGCCGGGTTGGCGGCGGAGGTTCGGCCGTTTAGCCCGCATCTGACGCTGGCACGAATTAAGGAGGGGGAGCGGCAGGTCGGACAGGGACTGGCTCAAAGCGGGCTGTTGGATCAACCGGTGGCGTTCGGTGTTCTGCCGATCAAGACGCTGGTCATGATGAGAAGCGAATTGCGGCCGGCCGGCTCCATCTACACGAAGCTGTGGGAGTGCCCATTGAGTTCACGCTCCTAA